From a region of the Agromyces ramosus genome:
- a CDS encoding ParB/RepB/Spo0J family partition protein: MTTSIGTGSRVEHVHPDAILIEDNIREAVHLDDGFVASIREHGVIQPVLAVRNTDGTLSVRDGQRRTLGARAAGISSIPAYVVDAGDDRALRIIQQIIANDQRAAITEAERVEAFHQLALEGLSVAAIAKRTGHSKDRIKASVTIAASNTATEALANSAVTLDAALLLAEFDGDHDATAYLLDVATDRPHQLVHAAQRLRDDRARSAIVARAVAALHEQGTPTAVEGDEYQRLTALTDAADDAETRPELDVHAHGGCDGHAVLVTAPWNGSGDPILTPVCTQPDKHRQRWAGSVRQPQSGPMTEEQKAERREVIASNKAWDSAETVRREWLTTLLSRKTLPKDATQFAARVAATSGADLDKGRALAHTFLGAEAPTSFHGNALPSLASAQAKAGHVLLALALAAVEQGTGRHTWRNPHDGLTRDYFTRIAAWGYTLSDIEQTVARTDH; the protein is encoded by the coding sequence ATGACTACCAGCATCGGCACCGGTTCGCGGGTGGAGCACGTCCACCCCGACGCGATCCTGATCGAGGACAACATCCGCGAAGCGGTCCACCTCGACGACGGCTTCGTCGCGAGCATCCGCGAGCACGGTGTCATCCAGCCGGTGCTTGCGGTGCGCAACACGGACGGCACGCTGTCGGTGCGCGACGGTCAGCGCCGCACCCTCGGCGCCCGCGCCGCAGGCATTTCAAGCATCCCCGCGTACGTGGTGGACGCCGGGGATGACCGGGCGCTGCGGATCATTCAGCAGATCATCGCGAACGACCAGCGCGCCGCGATCACCGAAGCCGAACGCGTAGAAGCATTCCACCAACTAGCCCTCGAAGGCCTCAGCGTCGCCGCGATCGCCAAGCGCACCGGGCACAGCAAAGACCGGATCAAGGCCAGCGTCACCATCGCCGCTAGCAACACTGCGACCGAAGCTCTCGCCAATAGTGCCGTCACACTCGACGCAGCGCTACTCCTCGCCGAGTTCGACGGCGACCACGACGCCACCGCATACCTCCTCGATGTCGCCACCGACCGCCCGCACCAGCTCGTCCACGCCGCGCAACGCCTCCGCGACGACCGGGCCCGCAGCGCGATTGTCGCCCGAGCCGTCGCCGCGCTCCACGAGCAGGGCACGCCCACGGCCGTGGAAGGAGACGAGTACCAGCGCCTCACCGCGCTCACCGACGCCGCCGACGATGCGGAGACCCGGCCGGAACTCGACGTACACGCACACGGCGGATGCGACGGCCACGCCGTCCTCGTCACTGCACCGTGGAACGGAAGCGGCGATCCCATCCTCACCCCGGTCTGCACTCAACCGGACAAGCACCGGCAGCGCTGGGCGGGCTCGGTGCGGCAGCCTCAAAGCGGGCCGATGACCGAAGAACAGAAGGCCGAGCGGCGTGAAGTCATCGCGAGCAACAAGGCATGGGACTCCGCCGAGACGGTACGCCGCGAGTGGCTGACCACACTGCTCAGCCGCAAGACCCTGCCCAAGGACGCCACCCAGTTCGCGGCCCGCGTCGCCGCGACCAGCGGCGCGGACCTCGACAAAGGCCGGGCGCTCGCGCACACGTTCCTCGGCGCTGAAGCCCCCACCAGCTTTCACGGCAACGCGCTCCCCAGCCTCGCCAGCGCGCAGGCCAAGGCCGGGCACGTGCTGCTCGCGCTCGCCCTCGCGGCGGTCGAGCAGGGCACCGGTCGCCATACCTGGCGCAACCCACACGACGGCCTCACTCGTGACTACTTCACCCGCATCGCCGCCTGGGGCTACACGCTCTCCGACATCGAGCAAACCGTGGCCAGAACTGATCACTGA
- a CDS encoding winged helix-turn-helix transcriptional regulator: MPKRVDLAGMPVRAAAAHEAVAGHARLSVIRYLLDHPGSKRPEIVSGTGVSAGGVRAALAELESLGYVVGDIDAPRRGQRVRYTASRHALTDDLTALVAWILR, translated from the coding sequence ATGCCCAAGCGCGTGGATCTGGCGGGGATGCCCGTTCGCGCTGCCGCTGCCCATGAAGCGGTAGCAGGTCATGCCCGGTTGAGCGTGATTCGATATCTCCTCGATCATCCTGGTTCGAAGCGCCCGGAGATCGTGTCTGGCACCGGCGTGAGCGCTGGGGGTGTGCGCGCTGCTCTGGCGGAGCTCGAGTCGCTGGGTTACGTCGTGGGCGATATCGATGCACCCCGGAGAGGGCAGCGGGTCCGGTATACCGCGAGCCGGCATGCGTTGACCGATGACCTCACTGCGCTGGTGGCCTGGATTCTCCGGTAG
- a CDS encoding ATP/GTP-binding protein — MSEHKADKGKGIWALPVFRAFAPPVETPPEEREKSSSEIVPWDLPGTPLRTKASKAARGFYAPAGVGAPTTTRQAEILNTALIGPPTGTKGVVNGRDVLSRTSISHDPVTAYNSSPREVSSPNTVVMGDVGAGKSSFVKTVCVLRPLLLQNRRAVIFDKKDQAGEGEYSNVVRRYGYEPIRFTADGTGTRLNLMDPMIARGTGVKGQARLLNIITRLGRGDQSLNEWEEEALRAALLMTLNRFEGGRTPVLADVLPNLGVVDPERYESLSPDARDKLHQAGLSVRWTLNGLLDEYAGLLDGETSSEVDLTGKLTSFDISQLPDDGPAVPVVMAIGNMWMLGRLRNERGWATTVVYEEGWHMIGGPSAQLIKSNQKLSRGLGISNVFVMHKGTDIPRDSPGITIVQEAQSIYTFRQGRPEDAQWAQETFGFAPETAQTIEKLRDGYYIFKYGSHPETHVQHIRSQWEIDVTNTDEALAAAAGRE, encoded by the coding sequence GTGAGCGAGCACAAGGCAGACAAGGGCAAGGGGATCTGGGCGCTGCCCGTCTTCCGTGCGTTCGCGCCACCCGTCGAGACGCCGCCCGAGGAGCGGGAGAAGAGCTCGAGCGAGATCGTGCCGTGGGATCTCCCCGGCACACCGTTGCGCACCAAGGCGTCGAAGGCGGCACGCGGGTTCTACGCGCCGGCGGGCGTTGGAGCGCCGACGACGACCAGGCAAGCGGAGATCCTCAACACTGCACTGATCGGACCGCCGACGGGCACCAAGGGCGTGGTGAACGGCCGCGACGTGCTCTCGCGCACATCGATCTCACATGACCCCGTGACGGCCTACAACTCGTCGCCACGCGAGGTGTCCAGCCCGAACACGGTTGTCATGGGCGACGTCGGCGCCGGAAAGTCCAGCTTCGTCAAGACGGTGTGTGTGCTCCGGCCTCTGCTGCTGCAGAACCGTCGCGCAGTCATTTTCGACAAGAAAGACCAGGCCGGCGAAGGCGAGTACTCCAACGTAGTGCGCCGCTACGGATACGAGCCCATCCGGTTCACCGCTGACGGCACCGGCACCCGGCTCAACCTCATGGATCCGATGATCGCGCGGGGCACGGGCGTGAAGGGCCAAGCCCGACTGCTCAACATCATCACCCGGCTCGGCCGCGGCGACCAGAGCCTCAACGAGTGGGAGGAAGAAGCGCTGCGCGCGGCTCTCCTCATGACGCTCAACCGGTTCGAAGGAGGCCGCACGCCCGTGCTGGCCGACGTCCTGCCGAACCTGGGCGTCGTGGATCCCGAGCGATACGAGAGCCTGTCGCCCGACGCACGCGACAAGCTGCACCAGGCCGGCCTCTCAGTGCGTTGGACGCTGAACGGGCTGCTCGATGAGTACGCCGGCCTGCTGGACGGCGAGACGTCATCCGAGGTCGACCTGACCGGCAAGCTCACGAGCTTTGATATCTCGCAGCTTCCCGACGACGGACCGGCCGTGCCGGTCGTTATGGCGATCGGCAACATGTGGATGCTGGGCCGGCTCCGGAACGAACGCGGCTGGGCAACCACCGTCGTGTACGAGGAGGGCTGGCACATGATCGGCGGGCCCAGCGCCCAGCTGATCAAGTCGAACCAGAAGCTCTCCCGCGGGCTCGGGATTTCCAACGTGTTCGTGATGCACAAAGGCACCGACATCCCACGGGACTCTCCCGGCATCACGATCGTCCAAGAGGCGCAGAGCATCTACACGTTCCGACAGGGCCGGCCCGAAGATGCCCAGTGGGCGCAGGAGACGTTCGGGTTCGCCCCCGAGACCGCGCAGACGATCGAGAAGCTGCGCGATGGTTACTACATCTTCAAGTACGGATCGCACCCCGAGACGCACGTGCAGCACATTCGCTCGCAGTGGGAAATCGATGTGACCAACACCGACGAGGCGTTGGCCGCGGCCGCGGGCCGCGAGTAG
- a CDS encoding recombinase family protein: MQCGSVHDFSGILTAAAQVWGVITLDLGVDTTTPAGKLVANVMAAVAEWERDMIALRAKEGLAAARAKGVRLGRPQSQDPGVVRRIALAQGRPDLPLYRRTIE; encoded by the coding sequence ATGCAGTGCGGCTCAGTGCACGACTTCTCAGGGATCCTGACGGCCGCGGCGCAAGTTTGGGGCGTGATCACACTCGACCTCGGCGTCGACACAACCACGCCTGCCGGGAAGCTTGTCGCCAACGTGATGGCAGCAGTTGCCGAATGGGAGCGAGACATGATCGCTCTTCGTGCGAAGGAAGGCCTAGCTGCAGCGCGAGCTAAGGGCGTTCGCCTTGGCCGACCTCAGAGCCAGGACCCTGGTGTCGTTCGTCGCATCGCGCTGGCACAAGGCCGGCCTGACCTACCGCTCTATCGCCGAACGATTGAATGA
- a CDS encoding dihydrofolate reductase family protein, whose amino-acid sequence MGTVFSDLAVSADGFATGMNQREEAPFGDIDENWLHGWMFDTYDENRAEVDAIVDSGATIMGRNMFGPVRGEWDRDWRGWWGPNPPYHGPVFVLTHFSHDPIEMEGGTTFHFVTDGIHSAMEQARAAAGDRNISIAGGATTVNQYLAAGLIDELRLHVTACILGAGERVFDGVPTQALERVSVRAASLVTHITYRPVRS is encoded by the coding sequence ATGGGCACGGTGTTCAGCGACCTCGCGGTCTCGGCCGACGGCTTCGCCACGGGAATGAACCAGCGCGAGGAGGCGCCGTTCGGCGACATCGACGAGAACTGGTTGCACGGCTGGATGTTCGACACGTACGACGAGAACCGTGCCGAGGTCGACGCGATCGTCGACTCGGGCGCGACCATCATGGGCCGCAACATGTTCGGCCCGGTCCGCGGCGAGTGGGACCGCGACTGGCGCGGCTGGTGGGGGCCGAACCCCCCGTATCACGGGCCCGTCTTCGTGCTCACGCACTTCTCGCACGACCCCATCGAGATGGAGGGCGGCACGACGTTCCACTTCGTCACCGACGGCATCCACTCCGCCATGGAGCAGGCGCGCGCTGCGGCCGGCGACCGGAACATCTCGATTGCGGGCGGCGCCACGACGGTGAACCAGTACCTCGCCGCCGGCCTCATCGACGAGCTGCGACTGCACGTCACCGCCTGCATCCTCGGCGCGGGCGAGCGCGTGTTCGACGGCGTGCCGACACAGGCGCTCGAGCGGGTATCGGTGCGGGCGGCATCACTCGTCACGCACATCACCTACCGGCCGGTGCGGTCGTAG
- a CDS encoding winged helix-turn-helix transcriptional regulator, which produces MEHRSGCPINLSLEVFGDRWSLIVIRDMMFGNRRHFNELLAGSDEGIASNVLADRLQRLVALGMISRAPDPSHKQKVLYSLCEPAIELVPVFAQLGAWGRRHLPVSRELSVRAELLERGGPEFWDRFMDELREQHLGVPRPAGTSSAFEELRSVYEAELARA; this is translated from the coding sequence ATGGAGCATCGCTCGGGCTGTCCGATCAACCTCTCACTCGAGGTGTTCGGCGACAGGTGGTCGCTCATCGTGATCCGCGACATGATGTTCGGCAACCGGCGGCACTTCAACGAGCTGCTCGCGGGCTCCGACGAGGGCATCGCCTCGAACGTGCTCGCAGACCGCCTCCAGCGGCTCGTCGCCCTCGGGATGATCTCGCGCGCGCCCGACCCCAGCCACAAGCAGAAGGTGCTGTACAGCCTCTGCGAGCCGGCCATCGAGCTCGTCCCGGTGTTCGCCCAGCTCGGAGCGTGGGGGCGGCGCCATCTGCCGGTGAGCCGGGAGCTGTCGGTCCGCGCCGAGCTGCTGGAGCGTGGCGGTCCCGAGTTCTGGGATCGCTTCATGGACGAGCTGCGCGAGCAGCACCTCGGCGTTCCGCGCCCCGCCGGAACTTCGTCGGCCTTCGAGGAGCTGAGGTCCGTCTACGAGGCGGAGCTGGCGCGCGCGTGA
- a CDS encoding GNAT family N-acetyltransferase: MARVLVRSWQETYRGLMPDRVLDDPSLVDARERFWIAALVDERYRANRVAVAECDGAVMGVAMAGPPEAPEPGWSVHLYVLYVLAAHHGTGAGSALLDAVVGSHESAALWVADPNPRAQAFYRKHGFIPDGTMQVEDGVREIRMVRTSRT, translated from the coding sequence ATGGCGCGGGTCCTCGTCCGATCGTGGCAGGAGACGTACCGCGGCCTGATGCCCGACCGCGTGCTCGACGATCCGAGTCTCGTCGACGCCCGCGAACGGTTCTGGATCGCCGCCCTCGTCGACGAGCGCTACCGCGCGAACCGGGTCGCGGTGGCTGAATGCGACGGGGCCGTCATGGGAGTCGCGATGGCCGGACCGCCGGAGGCTCCGGAGCCGGGATGGAGCGTGCATCTCTACGTGCTGTACGTCTTGGCCGCCCATCACGGAACGGGCGCCGGGTCGGCCCTGCTGGACGCCGTCGTCGGCTCTCACGAGTCGGCGGCCCTGTGGGTCGCCGACCCCAATCCGCGGGCGCAGGCGTTCTACCGGAAGCACGGGTTCATCCCCGACGGCACGATGCAGGTGGAGGACGGGGTTCGGGAGATCCGAATGGTGCGCACCTCCCGCACGTGA
- a CDS encoding HupE/UreJ family protein — MPSRPGIRRLIVAVAIAIAATASAMLPSLSAAAHGFSTVVYVDASAPSDDTVRTELGLEYDLLVVSVADQEDAPQFFEDGMDVFQTGDEASALNAHADEIVQYVTERFAVSAGGRPCEPTPVGEIGVTQRKGVPYAVLTLDHSCAGSSAHEIRSELFPDSEEYVTGTVTVVEYDLDGASGSAALDRDAPVFTTEQPLLERFGHFFVLGAEHLLFGIDHILFLLALIVGSRRLRDVVLAATSFTVAHSVTFILAALGIVSAPAAIVEPIIALSIAVVAMWYLWRIRHDRRTHEPERPGRFGLTRADWGRLAVVFGFGLMHGLGFAGAFGIDEPFSWQLLSSLLVFNVGIEAVQIAIIAAVFPLLALLRRREPMLALGVGGLVAAGVAVTGLVWFVQRVLGV; from the coding sequence ATGCCCTCACGCCCCGGCATCCGCCGTCTCATCGTGGCCGTCGCCATCGCAATCGCCGCGACGGCATCGGCGATGCTGCCCTCGCTGTCCGCGGCCGCGCACGGGTTCTCGACCGTCGTCTACGTCGACGCGAGCGCCCCATCGGATGACACGGTGAGAACGGAGCTCGGGCTCGAGTACGACCTGCTCGTCGTCTCCGTCGCTGACCAGGAGGATGCCCCGCAGTTCTTCGAGGACGGCATGGACGTCTTCCAGACGGGCGATGAGGCATCCGCCCTCAATGCACATGCTGACGAGATCGTGCAGTACGTCACCGAGCGCTTCGCTGTCAGCGCGGGCGGGAGGCCGTGCGAGCCGACCCCAGTCGGGGAGATCGGCGTGACACAGCGCAAGGGCGTGCCCTATGCGGTGCTCACGCTTGACCACTCCTGCGCTGGCAGCTCCGCGCACGAGATCCGGAGCGAGTTGTTCCCCGATTCCGAAGAGTACGTGACGGGCACCGTGACGGTCGTCGAGTACGATCTTGACGGCGCGAGCGGCAGCGCAGCGCTCGACCGCGATGCGCCGGTCTTCACCACCGAGCAGCCCCTGCTCGAGCGGTTCGGCCACTTCTTCGTGCTCGGTGCCGAGCACCTGCTGTTCGGCATCGACCACATCCTGTTCCTGCTCGCCCTCATCGTCGGCTCGCGCCGACTGCGCGACGTCGTGCTCGCCGCGACCTCGTTCACGGTGGCGCACTCGGTCACGTTCATCCTCGCCGCACTCGGTATCGTGTCGGCGCCGGCGGCGATCGTCGAGCCGATCATCGCGCTCTCGATCGCCGTCGTCGCCATGTGGTACCTGTGGCGCATCCGGCACGACCGGCGCACGCACGAGCCGGAGCGGCCCGGCAGGTTCGGACTGACCCGGGCCGACTGGGGTCGGCTCGCGGTCGTGTTCGGCTTCGGGCTCATGCACGGGCTCGGCTTCGCCGGGGCGTTCGGGATCGATGAACCATTCTCGTGGCAGCTGCTCTCGTCGCTGCTCGTCTTCAATGTCGGCATCGAGGCGGTGCAGATCGCGATCATCGCCGCGGTCTTCCCGCTGCTCGCGCTCCTCCGTCGGCGTGAGCCGATGCTTGCGCTCGGTGTGGGCGGCCTCGTCGCCGCCGGCGTTGCGGTGACGGGCCTGGTCTGGTTCGTGCAGCGGGTGCTCGGCGTGTGA
- the ku gene encoding non-homologous end joining protein Ku: MRAVWKGAVTFGLVNVPVKLYSATEDHDVSLHQVHDEDGGRIRYQRKCEVCGKVVDYKNIDKAYDDGEQTVVITDEDLKSLPAERSREIEVLEFVPNEQIDPIMFDRSYYLEPDSASSKAYVLLRRTLESTDRTAIVQMALRQKSRLAALRVHGDVLVVQTLLWSDEVRAAEFKSLDEPVKISAKELDLSKQLVESLVSDFEPEQYVDEYQEELRTLIKAKLEQGEGLDTAATFGEQPEEEAGGEVIDLMEALRQSIAAKRGDGAKGGTGSKSGSGGSKAGTGEKKAPAKKKASSSDEKKASPKKKAAS; this comes from the coding sequence ATGCGAGCCGTCTGGAAGGGGGCGGTCACATTCGGCCTTGTCAATGTGCCCGTCAAGTTGTACAGCGCCACCGAGGACCACGACGTGTCCCTGCACCAGGTGCACGACGAAGATGGTGGGCGCATCCGCTACCAGCGCAAGTGCGAGGTCTGCGGCAAGGTCGTCGACTACAAGAACATCGACAAGGCCTACGACGACGGTGAGCAGACCGTGGTCATCACCGACGAAGACCTGAAGTCGCTGCCCGCCGAGCGCAGTCGCGAGATCGAGGTGCTCGAGTTCGTGCCGAACGAGCAGATCGATCCGATCATGTTCGACCGCAGTTACTACCTCGAACCGGACTCCGCCTCGTCGAAGGCCTACGTGCTGCTGCGGCGCACGCTCGAATCCACCGACCGAACGGCGATCGTGCAGATGGCGCTGCGCCAGAAGTCCCGCCTGGCCGCCCTGCGGGTGCATGGCGACGTGCTCGTCGTGCAGACCCTGCTGTGGAGCGACGAGGTGCGCGCGGCGGAGTTCAAGTCGCTCGACGAGCCCGTGAAGATCTCGGCCAAGGAGCTCGACCTCTCGAAGCAGCTCGTCGAGAGCCTCGTCTCGGACTTCGAGCCCGAGCAGTACGTCGACGAGTACCAGGAGGAACTGCGCACCCTCATCAAGGCGAAGCTCGAGCAGGGCGAGGGCCTCGACACCGCGGCCACCTTCGGCGAGCAGCCCGAGGAAGAGGCGGGCGGCGAGGTCATCGACCTGATGGAGGCGCTGCGGCAGTCGATCGCGGCGAAGCGCGGCGATGGGGCGAAGGGCGGAACGGGCTCGAAATCCGGGTCGGGCGGATCGAAGGCGGGCACGGGGGAGAAGAAGGCACCCGCGAAGAAGAAGGCATCGTCGAGCGACGAGAAGAAGGCGTCGCCGAAGAAGAAGGCCGCCTCATGA
- a CDS encoding ATP-dependent DNA ligase, with amino-acid sequence MAEGSRHLVEVDGRRLRLTNLDKVMYPETGMTKGEVISYYAEVADVMVPLVAGRPVTRKRWVHGVGTADAPGQVFFEKALAEHAPDWVRRGVIEHSDGPKTYPIADNRATLVWLAQQASLEVHVPQWRFRPDGSRGNPDRMVFDLDPGEGMGLVECAEVARLVRVILEGMGLEAFPVTSGSKGLHLYAPLDGSQTSQQASEIAHELAKALEADHPELIVSSMRKTLRERRVLIDWSQNNQNKTTIAPYSLRGRSRPTVAAPRTWEELDDPGLRHLDANDVLARLTDGLDPTAPLAGSGGGAAGPLGTYLSMRTSGVTPEPMPGSSWGEPGEGPPRFVIQEHHARRLHFDLRLERDGVLKSWAVPKGVPETSGVNHLAVQTEDHPMEYATFEGTIPAGEYGAGSMTIWDDGTYATEKWRDDEIIIDVDGRPGGPLGGTVRLALIRTDGRGEKSSWLLHRMKDQRPGHWSPKARRAANAEVEPIRERPMLATTGTLGLLAGEEWALEWKWDGIRVLARAGGGGIRLLSRNGIDITARYPEFAALPAVLEADALVDGEIVALDDAGRPSFGLLQQRMGLTKPREIERVAATVPARLVLFDVLEVGGESVIEAPYLERRTRLERLVRRTGGVPIEVPGPAEGTPAEALAESRLLGLEGIVAKRPHARYRPGVRSDDWVKLKVTRTQEVVIGGYRRGTGTRAGRIRSLLLGIPGAQGLEYVGRVGSGFREIELDRLLAALRPLEQPASAFVEVPPADAPDAVWVRPELVGEIELSDWTTTGVARHPRWRGLRPDKSPDDVQREEPE; translated from the coding sequence ATGGCTGAGGGCTCGCGGCACCTCGTCGAGGTCGATGGTCGGAGACTCCGGCTGACGAATCTCGACAAGGTCATGTATCCCGAGACGGGCATGACCAAGGGCGAGGTGATCTCCTACTACGCGGAGGTCGCCGACGTCATGGTGCCGCTCGTCGCCGGTCGGCCGGTGACGCGCAAGCGGTGGGTCCACGGCGTCGGCACGGCGGATGCCCCTGGCCAGGTCTTCTTCGAGAAGGCACTCGCCGAGCACGCGCCCGACTGGGTGCGGCGCGGGGTCATCGAGCATTCCGACGGTCCCAAGACGTACCCGATCGCCGACAATCGTGCCACGCTCGTGTGGCTCGCGCAGCAGGCGTCGCTCGAGGTGCACGTGCCCCAGTGGCGGTTCCGGCCCGACGGATCGCGCGGGAACCCCGATCGCATGGTGTTCGACCTCGACCCCGGTGAGGGCATGGGCCTCGTGGAGTGCGCCGAAGTGGCACGGCTCGTGCGCGTCATCCTCGAGGGCATGGGCCTCGAGGCCTTCCCGGTGACGAGCGGCAGCAAGGGCCTCCACCTGTACGCGCCGCTCGACGGGTCGCAGACCTCCCAGCAGGCCTCGGAGATCGCGCACGAGCTCGCGAAGGCGCTGGAGGCCGACCACCCCGAGCTCATCGTGTCGAGCATGCGCAAGACGCTCCGCGAACGACGGGTGCTCATCGACTGGAGCCAGAACAACCAGAACAAGACCACGATCGCGCCCTACTCCCTGCGAGGGCGGTCGCGTCCGACGGTGGCCGCGCCCCGCACGTGGGAGGAACTCGACGATCCCGGGCTTCGCCATCTCGACGCAAACGACGTGCTCGCACGGCTCACCGACGGCCTCGACCCCACGGCCCCGCTCGCCGGCTCGGGCGGTGGCGCGGCGGGCCCGCTCGGCACCTACCTCTCGATGCGCACGAGCGGCGTCACCCCCGAGCCCATGCCCGGCTCCAGCTGGGGCGAACCGGGCGAGGGCCCGCCGCGGTTCGTGATCCAGGAGCACCATGCGAGGCGCCTGCACTTCGACCTCCGGCTCGAGCGCGACGGCGTGCTGAAGAGCTGGGCGGTGCCCAAGGGCGTGCCCGAGACATCCGGCGTCAACCACCTCGCCGTGCAGACCGAAGACCATCCGATGGAGTACGCGACGTTCGAGGGCACGATCCCGGCTGGGGAGTACGGTGCAGGGTCGATGACCATCTGGGACGACGGCACGTATGCGACCGAGAAGTGGCGCGACGACGAGATCATCATCGACGTCGACGGGCGGCCCGGTGGGCCCCTCGGCGGCACCGTGCGCCTCGCGCTCATCCGCACCGACGGCCGCGGCGAGAAGAGCAGCTGGCTGCTGCACCGCATGAAGGACCAGCGGCCAGGGCACTGGAGCCCGAAGGCGCGGCGAGCGGCGAACGCAGAGGTGGAGCCGATCCGTGAACGTCCGATGCTCGCCACGACCGGCACGCTCGGCCTGCTCGCCGGGGAGGAGTGGGCGCTCGAGTGGAAGTGGGACGGCATCCGGGTGCTCGCGAGAGCCGGCGGCGGCGGCATCCGGCTGCTGAGCCGCAACGGCATCGACATCACTGCCCGGTATCCCGAGTTCGCGGCGCTGCCCGCGGTGCTCGAGGCGGATGCCCTCGTCGACGGCGAGATCGTCGCGCTCGACGATGCAGGGCGCCCGAGCTTCGGCCTGCTCCAGCAGCGCATGGGCCTCACGAAGCCTCGCGAGATCGAGCGGGTGGCGGCGACCGTGCCGGCACGGCTCGTGCTGTTCGACGTGCTCGAGGTCGGCGGCGAGTCGGTCATCGAAGCGCCGTACCTCGAACGCCGGACCCGCCTCGAACGGCTCGTGCGGCGCACGGGCGGCGTGCCCATCGAGGTGCCGGGCCCCGCCGAGGGAACCCCGGCCGAAGCGCTCGCGGAGAGCCGGCTACTCGGCCTCGAGGGCATCGTCGCGAAGCGGCCCCACGCTCGCTACCGCCCGGGCGTGCGCTCCGACGACTGGGTGAAGCTGAAGGTCACCCGAACGCAGGAGGTCGTCATCGGGGGGTATCGCCGCGGTACCGGAACCCGCGCGGGCCGCATCCGCTCGCTGCTGCTCGGAATCCCGGGAGCGCAGGGCCTCGAGTACGTGGGCCGGGTCGGCTCCGGATTCCGCGAGATCGAGCTCGACCGCCTCCTCGCGGCGCTGCGCCCGCTCGAGCAGCCGGCGTCGGCGTTCGTGGAGGTGCCGCCGGCCGATGCCCCCGACGCCGTGTGGGTGAGGCCCGAACTGGTCGGCGAGATCGAGCTCAGCGACTGGACCACGACGGGCGTCGCCCGCCACCCGCGGTGGCGGGGCCTCCGCCCCGACAAATCGCCCGATGACGTGCAGCGCGAGGAGCCCGAATGA